The following DNA comes from Mucilaginibacter jinjuensis.
ACACCGGCTCAAAGTATAACTTATCGGCCATGTTAAAGTCGGTAGATACCGTCTCTGGGTTACAGTTAACCATAATGGCTTCGTAGCCTGCTTCTTTAGCGGCCAGTAAACCATGTACACAGCTATAATCAAACTCAATACCCTGACCGATACGGTTAGGACCAGAGCCTAATACAATGATCTTCTTTTTATCAGATACGATCGATTCGTTCTCGCCCTCGTAAGTTGAGTAGTAGTAAGGTGTTTTGGCCTGGAACTCTGCAGCGCAGGTATCAACCATTTTGTAAACACGTTTTAAGCCTAAAACTTTGCGGCGTTGGTAAACATCCTCTTCGGTAGTGTTGCCACCTAAAATCCAGGCAATTTGCTGATCTGAGAAACCTTTTTGTTTAACAGTCATGAAAATATCCTGCGGGATGTTGTTTACCGAGTAGCGGCGTAACTCATTTTCGAGGTTAACCAGTTCCTGTATCTGGTTCAGGAACCAACGATCTATCTTGGTTGCTTTACGAACTGATTCGATTGGCACACCCAGGCTCAAGGCATCATAGATGTGGAACAACCTGTCCCAGCTTGGGTGCTCAAGGCTATCCATTATTTCTTCAAGGTTGCGGCTCTGGCGACCGTCGGCGCCTAAACCGGCGCGACCAATCTCCAAACTCTGACAAGCTTTTTGCAATGCCTCGGTAAAGCTGCGGCCAATACCCATAACTTCACCTACAGATTTCATCTGCAAGCCCAATTGTTTGTTGGCGCCTTTAAATTTATCGAAATTCCAACGTGGAATTTTAACGATCACGTAATCCAAAGTTGGCTCAAAGTAAGCCGAAGTTGTTTTGGTGATCTGGTTTTCTAATTCGTCCAGGTTATAACCGATAGCCAGTTTAGAAGCTATTTTAGCGATAGGGTAACCTGTTGCTTTTGATGCCAGTGCTGATGAGCGTGATACACGTGGGTTAATCTCGATGGCAATGATAGCCTCATCAGCCGGGTTAACCGAAAACTGTACGTTACAGCCACCTGCAAAATTACCGATGGCGCGCATCATCTTAATAGCCTGGTCGCGCATTTCCTGGTAGCAGCGGTCGCTCAGGGTCATGGCAGGTGCCACGGTGATCGAGTCGCCGGTGTGGATCCCCATCGGGTCGAAGTTTTCGATAGAGCAAATGATAATTACGTTATCATTGCTATCACGTAATAACTCCAGCTCGTATTCTTTCCAGCCTAAAACAGCCTGTTCAACCAATACTTCGTGGGTTGGCGATGCTTGTAAGCCGCGGCTTAGGGCTGCATCAAAATCTTCTTTTCTGTGTACAAAGCCTGCACCTTTACCACCCAGGGTATAGCTTGGGCGTATAACCAGCGGGAAGCCGATTTCCTGTGCACCTTCTTTACCTTCTAAAAACGAGTTGGCAATTTTTGATTTGGCTACACCAACACCAATATCAACCATTAACTGGCGGAAAGCCTCGCGGTTCTCTGTTTTTTCGATGGCTGCAATATCAACACCGATAATGCGTACGCCATACTTTTTCCAAAGGCCTTGTTCATCAGCTTCTATACAAAGGTTTAATGCAGTTTGGCCACCCATGGTAGGCAATACGGCATCAATTTTTTGTTCCTGGAGTATTTTTTCGATACTCTCGGTAGTAAGCGGTAACAGGTAAACGTGATCGGCAATAACCTTGTCGGTCATAATGGTTGCCGGGTTACTGTTGATGATAGACACGGTAATGCCTTCGTCTTTCAGTGAAAGGGAAGCTTGTGAACCTGCGTAGTCAAATTCGCAAGCCTGGCCTATGATGATAGGACCTGAACCAATAATTAAGACCGATTTGATGGAGGTGTCTTTTGGCATAGTGCTTTTTTTAAGTCTTTAGTTTAAAGTTTGTGTTTTTAGTTGAAGCTGCATAAATGTTTGATTATGAACTTAAACTGCCAACTTTGAACTGATTAATACTATGCGCTGGAAGCAGGAATTCCGACTTTCAGCGTCGGGATGCAAAGATAGGACTTTATAGCTTACACGTGGGGAATATTTTGATTTTTATACTGCGGTGATAAATACAGTATTTCATTACTATATTGGCTTCATAATGTGTAGCCTATAATCGCCTTTCGGTAGCGATTTTTGGCCCCATAAAAACTAATTAAATAACCTTAATTTAAAATGCTTATGTCGACAGATCGCCGTAAATTTTTGAAGCAATTTGGCAGTGCTGTAATTTTAACCTCAGCATCGCTAAACAGCTTGGCTGCGCAGGAAGATATTGAACGAAGAATTTTACACGCCGAAAAACGCATAAGCGCCAACGATAAAATACGTATAGCCACCATTGGTATGGGTATAATGGGTTTTAATGATACCCGTGCTGCTTTAACTGTACCGGGTGTTGAACTGGTGGCCTGCTGCGATTTATACCAGGGCCGTTTGCAGCGGGCAAAAGAACTGTACCCTAATATTGATGTAACCAATGATTACCGGCAGATACTTGACCGTAAAGATGTTGATGCCGTAATTATTGCAACCAGCGATAACTGGCATAGCACCATAGCTATTGAAGCCATGCGCAAGGGCAAAGCCGTGTATAGCGAAAAACCAATGGTGCATAAGATCAGTGAGGGGTTAAACGAAATTAAAGTTCAACAGGAAACTAAGGCTATTTTCCAGGTGGGCAGCCAGCGCATCAGCAGTATTGCATTTCAAAAAGCGAAAGAGTTGTACAAGGCAGGCGAGATAGGGCAGATTAATTCTGTTGAAGCCTCATTTAACCGCCAAAGCGCATTGGGTGCCTGGCAATATACCATCCCGCTGGATGCTTCGCCGCAAACCGTAGCCTGGGATAGGTTTCAGGCAAATGATAAGGTGAAGCAGGCTTATGATAGTAACCGGTTTTTCCGCTGGAGAAATTACCGCGAGTACGGCACCGGCATAGCAGGCGATTTGTTTGTACACCTGCTTACCGGCATCCACTTTATAACAGATTCAAAAGGCCCGGAGAAAATTTGTGCGATAGGCGGATTAAACTACTGGAAAGATGGCCGCAACGTGCCTGATATTATGAGTGCTATTATCCAGTATCCTGAGACAAAAGAGCATCCCGCTTTCCAGGTTTCATTAAGGGTAAATTTTGTAAGTGGCGAGGGCGAGCATTCGTCTACCAAAATAATCGGCAGTGAGGGAGTGATTGATCTGTATGGCGAAGGAGATGGCTTTACCATCCGCAAAAATAAAATGCCAACAGCGCCGGGTATCGGGGGCTGGGATTCATTAGCTACTTACCCCGAAGCCATGCAGAAACAACTATTAGATGCCTATGGGCAAAAGTATTCGGCCGCCAGTCAGCAGGTGCCTAAACTGGCTGATATAAATTATATGGCACCGCAAGGTTACAGTGCCTCTAATGATCATTTTGCCAATTTTATGGATAGCATCCGTACCGGTAAGCCTGTGGTAGAAGATGCCACGTTTGGTTTCCGTGCCGCTGCACCTTGCCTGGCTTGTAACGACAGTTATTTCTTTAACAAGATAGTTTACTGGAACCCGGAAGAAATGTATTTGATTGAGTAAACAAATACTAACAGCCTGCGTTTTGTGCAGGCTGTTAGTAAACTGAAGGCTAATTATTTTAAGGTAAAACTGATAGGTATAGTTACGCGGGATAAAAGCGGGATGCCAAATTCTTCTTCGGGCGACCATTTGTGTTTCGACTGCTCAATTACCCGTAGTGCTTCGTTATCAATGTCGAAGTTAACACCTCTTGCTACTTTAATATCGCTGATTGAGCCATCGGGATTGATCTGGAAAGAGACAAAAACCCTTCCCTGGATATTCTGCTGCCTGGCAGAAACCGGATACACGATCTCTTTTTGTAAATATTCCGAAAACTTTTGCATCCCTCCTTTATACGTAAAGGATCGCATTCGCTGGGTGTAACGGTATTCTGTACCTGTAGAGTCAGTTGCTGTGCCAGAAACTAAATGGCCGTTTTCGTACTGCTCCGTAAATTTAATTTTAGGTGAGATGGATGTTGGCATATTGTACGGCAAAATAACCGGGTTGGTGCTGCCCTGCCATTTGCCATTACGCAATCCGCTTGCTATTGGGCCTTCCTCATATAAACGATCGTCATCAAAATCAATATTGGTTCTGTAGCCTTTGTAAAAACCGTTGCCATTATTTACAATGGGTACGCCTGTTGTGTCGAGGAGAGTTATCACCAAAGGGTCGGGCATCAATTCACCGGGTTGTGAGGCTGGGTACTTTTTTAAAGAGTGCAGTTTACCGTTGGGGTAGTATTCGTACACAAAGCCCAACATGCGGCCCTGGCGGTAAAAGGCTTTAAGCTTTGGGTGCCCATCTGGGTAAAAAGCTTCGCACTTACCTTCATAGCTACTAAGGTTGGTACGGTTTTCAACAAAGCCAGCAAATTTTATTTTTTTATTGCTTGCGTAGTAATCTCTTACCCGGTAAAACGGAGAGGTACTATCAGGAAGTAAAACAGCACGTATAAAATCGGCACTGTCTATTGATCGTACTGTATGGAAACCATATTTGTAATAAGTAACGGAAAGTGGTTTCTGGGCAAAGCAAACCACAGAAATTAAAAGCAGGATAGGGGTATAAACAAACTTCATAAATTGCGCTAAGTAAGGCGCAACTAAACTACTTAATTAATTTATTATCCCAATAGCAAAGAACTATTGTAATGTAAATGATATAGGGATGGTGTATTTAAATGCTACTGTTTTGCCGTAAGCAATACCTGGCGCCCATTTGGGCATGCTTTTAATAACTCGCAGCGCTTCATTATCAATGTCGTTATCCACCCTGTTTAAAAATTTTATTTTTGAGATTGTGCCATCTGTATTTATAACAAAGTTTATGACAACGGTACCCTGCATTCCCCTTTCGCGGGATGCGGGCGGATACCTGAGATTGTGCCCTATATATTGCCCTAAAGCATCGATACCCCCGGGGAATTCGGCAGCTACTGATCTTTTTTCGTAAGTATAGTTTATACCGGCAGAGTCTGTTGCCGATCCTTTAATAAGTTTTCCACTGGCATAATCTTCTTCGAAACCAATGTGGCGAAGTATATCTTTACCTTTCCACTTTCCATCGGGTTTGCCACCTTTTAGTGCACCTTCTTCTTCAATGTTTTTGAAATCATCATCGTATCTTACATAATGCCCGTTGCCGTCTTCCGCCATTGATTTTCCGGTCGAATCATATACAGCGGTAATAGATGAATCTTTAATAGCATAGCCGCCATGTTTTGCAAGATCTTTCTTATCTGCAATATATTCTTTAACCATGTATAGCTGGCCGTTAGGGTAAAACTGGTAAACAGTGCCGGTTATTTGGCCATTGAGGTATTGGGCTACCTGCTTTTTATGGCCGTTCGGATAAAAAGACATGCCCTGGTCCTGAAGCATTACCGGGCTGATCCTTGATGATTTTCCAACAAATCGCTGTGTGTTGTTTTTATAATATTCTTCAACATTATAAAGGCTTGAGCCCTTGTCAGGCTCAATCACAAACTGAATAAAATCGGCACTATCGAGCGAACGAACACGCTCGTGCTC
Coding sequences within:
- a CDS encoding energy transducer TonB, encoding MKFVYTPILLLISVVCFAQKPLSVTYYKYGFHTVRSIDSADFIRAVLLPDSTSPFYRVRDYYASNKKIKFAGFVENRTNLSSYEGKCEAFYPDGHPKLKAFYRQGRMLGFVYEYYPNGKLHSLKKYPASQPGELMPDPLVITLLDTTGVPIVNNGNGFYKGYRTNIDFDDDRLYEEGPIASGLRNGKWQGSTNPVILPYNMPTSISPKIKFTEQYENGHLVSGTATDSTGTEYRYTQRMRSFTYKGGMQKFSEYLQKEIVYPVSARQQNIQGRVFVSFQINPDGSISDIKVARGVNFDIDNEALRVIEQSKHKWSPEEEFGIPLLSRVTIPISFTLK
- the carB gene encoding carbamoyl-phosphate synthase large subunit, whose product is MPKDTSIKSVLIIGSGPIIIGQACEFDYAGSQASLSLKDEGITVSIINSNPATIMTDKVIADHVYLLPLTTESIEKILQEQKIDAVLPTMGGQTALNLCIEADEQGLWKKYGVRIIGVDIAAIEKTENREAFRQLMVDIGVGVAKSKIANSFLEGKEGAQEIGFPLVIRPSYTLGGKGAGFVHRKEDFDAALSRGLQASPTHEVLVEQAVLGWKEYELELLRDSNDNVIIICSIENFDPMGIHTGDSITVAPAMTLSDRCYQEMRDQAIKMMRAIGNFAGGCNVQFSVNPADEAIIAIEINPRVSRSSALASKATGYPIAKIASKLAIGYNLDELENQITKTTSAYFEPTLDYVIVKIPRWNFDKFKGANKQLGLQMKSVGEVMGIGRSFTEALQKACQSLEIGRAGLGADGRQSRNLEEIMDSLEHPSWDRLFHIYDALSLGVPIESVRKATKIDRWFLNQIQELVNLENELRRYSVNNIPQDIFMTVKQKGFSDQQIAWILGGNTTEEDVYQRRKVLGLKRVYKMVDTCAAEFQAKTPYYYSTYEGENESIVSDKKKIIVLGSGPNRIGQGIEFDYSCVHGLLAAKEAGYEAIMVNCNPETVSTDFNMADKLYFEPVFWEHVRDIIELEKPEGVIVQLGGQTALKMAEKLHEQGIKIIGTSFNDMDIAEDRGRFSDLLKELDIPYPKYGVAETAEEAIEVAHEVGYPVLVRPSYVLGGQGMSIVINDEDLEKAVVNLLKNLPGNRVLIDHFLDRASEAESDSISDGEDVHIIGMMEHIEPAGIHSGDSFAVLPPFDLSESVISQMEEYSTKIARALNVRGLLNIQFAIKNDKVYVIEANPRASRTVPFIAKAYDVPYINIAAKIMLGVNKLKDFTIIRKLEGYAIKEPVFSFDKFPEVNKELGPEMKSTGEAIRFIPNLEDPYFRHLYKEKSMYLSK
- a CDS encoding Gfo/Idh/MocA family oxidoreductase; translated protein: MSTDRRKFLKQFGSAVILTSASLNSLAAQEDIERRILHAEKRISANDKIRIATIGMGIMGFNDTRAALTVPGVELVACCDLYQGRLQRAKELYPNIDVTNDYRQILDRKDVDAVIIATSDNWHSTIAIEAMRKGKAVYSEKPMVHKISEGLNEIKVQQETKAIFQVGSQRISSIAFQKAKELYKAGEIGQINSVEASFNRQSALGAWQYTIPLDASPQTVAWDRFQANDKVKQAYDSNRFFRWRNYREYGTGIAGDLFVHLLTGIHFITDSKGPEKICAIGGLNYWKDGRNVPDIMSAIIQYPETKEHPAFQVSLRVNFVSGEGEHSSTKIIGSEGVIDLYGEGDGFTIRKNKMPTAPGIGGWDSLATYPEAMQKQLLDAYGQKYSAASQQVPKLADINYMAPQGYSASNDHFANFMDSIRTGKPVVEDATFGFRAAAPCLACNDSYFFNKIVYWNPEEMYLIE
- a CDS encoding energy transducer TonB codes for the protein MKFLYLLLFVFSAAFCFGQKAPKPTKKYNTYFYNNEHERVRSLDSADFIQFVIEPDKGSSLYNVEEYYKNNTQRFVGKSSRISPVMLQDQGMSFYPNGHKKQVAQYLNGQITGTVYQFYPNGQLYMVKEYIADKKDLAKHGGYAIKDSSITAVYDSTGKSMAEDGNGHYVRYDDDFKNIEEEGALKGGKPDGKWKGKDILRHIGFEEDYASGKLIKGSATDSAGINYTYEKRSVAAEFPGGIDALGQYIGHNLRYPPASRERGMQGTVVINFVINTDGTISKIKFLNRVDNDIDNEALRVIKSMPKWAPGIAYGKTVAFKYTIPISFTLQ